A single region of the Kocuria rosea genome encodes:
- a CDS encoding metallophosphoesterase family protein — translation MTSIRFLHTSDWQLGMTRHYLEGEAQSRYTGDRVETIRRIGELARARGCAFVVVAGDVFEHANLSRRDVGRALDAMGSVGLPVYLLPGNHDPLGPGSIYAQDSFVGARPDNVVLLDEVGPWPVADGVELVAAPWRSKRPDADSVAPALEGLEPDGTLRVVVGHGMLDELDPDRTSQVTVRRSPLDEALARGAIHYVALGDRHIRWPEDDRGAIHYSGTHESTGFREHGRGHVLEVALDGSTVEVTSHEVGQWEHRVLTRQLDGADDVGTLRAELAALTPKERIILKTVFTGTLNLSESAQLDDLLEEQAEIFASLNAWERHTDLVVIPDEHEFENLDVGGYAADAVTELRELAASESADAPAAGDALRLLYRLVGGATR, via the coding sequence ATGACGAGCATCCGATTCCTCCACACGAGCGACTGGCAGCTGGGCATGACCCGGCACTACCTCGAGGGCGAGGCCCAGTCCCGGTACACGGGCGACCGGGTCGAGACGATCCGCCGCATCGGGGAGCTGGCCCGCGCCCGGGGATGCGCGTTCGTGGTGGTGGCCGGCGACGTCTTCGAGCACGCCAACCTCAGCCGCCGGGACGTCGGGCGCGCCTTGGACGCCATGGGCTCGGTGGGGCTGCCGGTGTACCTGCTGCCCGGCAACCACGACCCGCTCGGGCCGGGGTCGATCTACGCCCAGGACTCGTTCGTCGGCGCGAGGCCGGACAACGTCGTGCTCCTGGACGAGGTGGGCCCCTGGCCGGTCGCCGACGGCGTGGAGCTGGTGGCCGCGCCTTGGCGCAGCAAGCGGCCCGACGCGGACTCGGTCGCCCCGGCCCTCGAGGGGTTGGAGCCGGACGGGACGCTGCGCGTCGTCGTCGGCCACGGGATGCTGGACGAGCTGGACCCGGACCGCACCTCCCAGGTCACCGTGCGGCGCTCGCCCCTGGACGAGGCCCTGGCCCGCGGTGCGATCCACTACGTGGCGCTGGGCGACCGGCACATCCGCTGGCCCGAGGACGACCGCGGCGCGATCCACTACTCCGGCACCCACGAGTCCACGGGCTTCCGCGAGCACGGCCGCGGCCACGTGCTCGAGGTGGCGCTGGACGGGAGCACCGTGGAGGTCACCTCCCACGAGGTGGGCCAGTGGGAGCACCGCGTCCTCACCCGGCAGCTCGACGGCGCCGACGACGTCGGGACGCTGCGGGCCGAGCTCGCCGCCCTCACCCCGAAGGAGCGGATCATCCTCAAGACCGTCTTCACCGGCACCCTGAACCTCTCCGAGTCCGCGCAGCTGGACGATCTGCTCGAGGAGCAGGCGGAGATCTTCGCGAGCCTCAACGCGTGGGAGCGGCACACCGACCTGGTGGTGATCCCGGACGAGCACGAGTTCGAGAACCTGGACGTCGGCGGATACGCCGCCGACGCCGTGACCGAGCTGCGCGAACTGGCGGCCTCGGAGTCCGCGGACGCACCCGCCGCCGGGGACGCGCTCCGGCTCCTGTACCGCCTCGTGGGAGGAGCGACCCGATGA
- a CDS encoding AAA family ATPase — protein sequence MKLHRLRLENFRGVTAREVVFPDAGVVVLTGRNEIGKTSMIDALDALIELPDSSRHKKIAEAKPAGRDVPVLVEAEFSIGTTRVVYTKQWLKRPSTTLEYISGPRSGHKLTSREAHDAAEQLWGGADTALWKALRFMQAGGLTQNALTDSAALRRALECHAGQAQGDDREVASLLERVSAECDRYWTSTRKKNAKYLQAETDCRAAGTAAAEAAEELRGIAVVEEELAELTEEIAATGRKLGTARAEKAELDRAAAEIEAVQRQRQEAQRRKDAAQGGLDRAREHSARRAELVAALTADEERSAALAEELRSCEQELAPVHEHAEEAEERRTAAQTAVQEARAAHRSAREDRKHLDDVERHRRVLEILDSLEAVRAQLAELRARPGTEIDEGVLDELERAERAAEKAEAELAAGSARVELTALGRARPITRGDSTEEVSPDEPWTVPVTDEVEVEIPGEWRLRVFPEQGIAARRDAARTAREKFTALLARHGAASVAAARAEWRAAQDLAQQVREAVAQRDRLLDGEDESRLRDDRDRLAAAIEQYGERRDDDAPLPETAGAAQETVEATEAALNDAEDAALRAEAAAQAARSALQSAQTTLHSLQGAALEQERALAGSRTRLEDARREVLDEDLDRAATAEAEALAAVQAEIDGHEAALAGLDAERVLADQQHVADEIKGLDSLLGERRGRHQSLAGRLEGMGRDRVQLAHDQAETRLEAARRHLAGIERRAEAALLLERTLLEHRERAHAQYVQPFRTEVEHLGRSVYGPDFEVQVSGSLEVEQRKLDGDWLPFHSLSTGAKEQLVILIRLATALLVDPEDGVPVLLDDALGHSDPQRLRRLASAITTAGERTQVIVLTSNPERFVNLREAHRIEM from the coding sequence ATGAAGCTGCACCGTCTCAGGCTGGAGAACTTCCGCGGCGTGACCGCCCGCGAGGTCGTCTTCCCGGACGCGGGGGTCGTGGTGCTGACCGGCCGCAACGAGATCGGCAAGACCTCGATGATCGACGCCCTGGACGCGCTGATCGAGCTTCCGGACAGCAGTCGGCACAAGAAGATCGCCGAGGCCAAGCCCGCCGGCCGGGACGTGCCCGTCCTCGTGGAGGCGGAGTTCTCGATCGGGACCACCCGCGTGGTCTACACCAAGCAGTGGCTGAAGCGGCCGTCCACGACCCTGGAGTACATCTCGGGCCCCCGGAGCGGCCACAAGCTCACGAGCCGCGAGGCCCACGACGCCGCCGAGCAGCTGTGGGGCGGGGCCGACACCGCGCTGTGGAAGGCCCTGCGCTTCATGCAGGCCGGCGGACTGACCCAGAACGCCCTCACCGACAGCGCTGCGCTGCGCCGGGCCCTGGAGTGCCACGCCGGCCAGGCCCAGGGCGACGACCGCGAGGTCGCCTCCCTCCTGGAGCGCGTGAGCGCGGAGTGCGACAGGTACTGGACCTCGACGCGGAAGAAGAACGCCAAGTACCTCCAGGCCGAGACCGACTGCCGTGCGGCCGGGACCGCGGCCGCGGAGGCCGCCGAGGAGCTGCGGGGCATCGCGGTGGTCGAAGAGGAGCTCGCCGAGCTCACGGAGGAGATCGCCGCCACCGGCCGGAAGCTCGGGACGGCCCGGGCGGAGAAGGCGGAACTGGACCGTGCCGCCGCGGAGATCGAGGCCGTCCAGCGGCAGCGGCAGGAGGCCCAGCGCCGGAAGGACGCCGCCCAGGGCGGGCTCGACCGCGCCCGGGAGCACTCGGCCCGCCGTGCGGAGCTCGTGGCCGCACTCACCGCCGATGAGGAGCGCAGCGCGGCGCTGGCCGAGGAGCTGCGGTCCTGCGAGCAGGAGCTCGCCCCGGTGCACGAGCACGCCGAAGAGGCCGAGGAGCGCCGGACCGCGGCCCAGACCGCCGTGCAGGAGGCCCGGGCGGCCCACCGCTCCGCCCGGGAGGACCGGAAGCACCTCGACGACGTCGAGCGCCACCGCCGCGTGCTCGAGATCCTGGACTCCCTCGAGGCGGTCCGGGCGCAGCTGGCCGAGCTGCGGGCCCGTCCCGGCACGGAGATCGACGAGGGCGTCCTGGACGAGCTGGAGCGGGCCGAGCGGGCGGCGGAGAAGGCCGAGGCGGAGCTGGCGGCCGGCAGCGCCCGGGTGGAGCTGACCGCCCTGGGCCGCGCCCGCCCGATCACCCGCGGCGACAGCACCGAGGAGGTCTCCCCGGACGAGCCGTGGACCGTGCCGGTGACGGACGAGGTCGAGGTCGAGATCCCCGGCGAGTGGCGGCTGCGGGTCTTCCCGGAGCAGGGCATCGCGGCCCGCCGGGACGCCGCCCGCACGGCCCGGGAGAAGTTCACCGCGCTGCTGGCGCGGCACGGGGCCGCGTCGGTCGCCGCGGCCCGCGCCGAGTGGCGTGCAGCGCAGGACCTGGCGCAGCAGGTGCGCGAGGCCGTGGCCCAGCGCGACCGCCTGCTCGACGGCGAGGACGAGAGCCGGCTGCGCGACGACCGCGACCGCCTCGCCGCCGCGATCGAGCAGTACGGCGAGCGACGGGACGACGACGCTCCCCTGCCGGAGACCGCCGGCGCCGCCCAGGAGACGGTCGAGGCAACCGAGGCCGCCCTCAATGACGCTGAGGACGCCGCTCTCCGCGCCGAGGCCGCCGCCCAGGCGGCCCGGTCCGCTCTGCAGTCCGCCCAGACGACGCTGCACTCCCTCCAGGGCGCCGCGCTCGAGCAGGAGCGCGCCCTGGCCGGCTCCCGGACCCGGCTCGAGGACGCCCGCCGCGAGGTCCTCGACGAAGACCTCGACCGCGCCGCCACCGCGGAGGCCGAGGCACTGGCCGCCGTCCAGGCGGAGATCGACGGGCACGAGGCGGCCCTTGCCGGCCTCGACGCGGAGAGGGTGCTCGCCGACCAGCAGCACGTCGCGGACGAGATCAAGGGGCTCGATTCCCTGCTGGGCGAGCGGCGGGGCCGCCACCAGTCCCTGGCGGGCCGGCTCGAGGGCATGGGCCGGGACCGGGTGCAGCTGGCCCACGACCAGGCCGAGACACGGCTCGAGGCCGCCCGGCGCCACCTCGCCGGGATCGAGCGGCGGGCCGAGGCCGCCCTGCTCCTGGAGCGGACGCTGCTGGAGCACCGCGAGCGCGCCCACGCCCAGTACGTCCAGCCGTTCCGCACCGAGGTGGAGCACCTCGGCCGGTCGGTCTACGGCCCGGACTTCGAGGTCCAGGTGAGCGGGTCCCTGGAGGTGGAGCAGCGCAAGCTCGACGGCGACTGGCTGCCCTTCCACTCCCTCTCCACCGGGGCCAAGGAGCAGCTGGTGATCCTCATCCGGCTCGCCACCGCCCTGCTCGTGGACCCGGAGGACGGGGTGCCGGTGCTGCTCGACGACGCCCTGGGCCACTCCGACCCGCAGCGGCTCCGCCGGCTGGCCTCGGCCATCACCACCGCCGGGGAGCGGACCCAGGTGATCGTGCTGACCTCGAACCCCGAGCGCTTCGTGAACCTGCGGGAGGCCCACCGGATCGAGATGTGA
- a CDS encoding dihydrofolate reductase family protein — translation MTRTVFYTATTLDGYLADEQDSLEWLFRQDSDPEGPFRYDEFIAGVGAVVMGRTTYEWVRAHLQASGEDWPYDMPTWVVTHAELPGIAGADLRFAQGEVAPIHAALAEAAGGKDIWVVGGGDLAAQFAEAGLLDQLMVSIAPVTLGAGRPLFPRRFDLELKDVARNRAFVCATYRVVGPMAPSGDGPAS, via the coding sequence ATGACCCGCACCGTCTTCTACACCGCCACCACCCTGGACGGCTACCTCGCCGACGAGCAGGACTCCCTGGAGTGGCTGTTCCGGCAGGACTCCGACCCCGAGGGCCCGTTCCGCTACGACGAGTTCATCGCCGGGGTCGGGGCGGTCGTGATGGGCCGCACCACCTACGAGTGGGTCCGCGCGCACCTGCAGGCCTCCGGCGAGGACTGGCCCTACGACATGCCCACCTGGGTGGTCACCCACGCCGAGCTGCCGGGGATCGCCGGGGCCGACCTCCGCTTCGCCCAGGGAGAGGTGGCACCGATCCACGCCGCCCTCGCGGAGGCCGCCGGTGGGAAGGACATTTGGGTCGTCGGCGGCGGCGACCTGGCCGCCCAGTTCGCCGAGGCGGGACTGCTGGACCAGTTGATGGTCTCCATCGCGCCGGTCACGCTCGGGGCGGGCCGCCCCCTGTTCCCCCGCCGGTTCGACCTGGAGCTGAAGGACGTGGCCCGCAACCGCGCCTTCGTCTGCGCGACCTACCGCGTGGTGGGCCCGATGGCGCCCTCGGGCGATGGGCCGGCCTCCTGA
- a CDS encoding MFS transporter — MFLRSGAAPRRRPVLSAKAAFWVQASVLVVVMAASSAPSPLYPLYQDLWGFPPVVLTVIFAAYVVSLLAALLTVGALSDHLGRRPVLLVALVLEIAAMAVFVLADSEATLVVARLVQGVATGTATGALGAYVIELEPEERRGLGTVITGAGPVLGLAGGAVASSLIVAAAPQMIDLIFLVLLGLLVLQLVGTALGPETVERAPGALASLRPRVSFPPQVRRSAVWVLPATAACWSLGGLIISLGPNLVRSLTGADSVVLTGLVVAALTGTGGIAILLFGRTAPERVLAVGMSVLVVGMAATIAALVVGSVGLYFAATVVAGVGFGAGFLGVLRTLLPQAASHERAGLLSAIYVVSYLSHSIPSVAAGAVAGEVGLVPTAIGYAGMVLLLAVVVLLGLLRNRPRCS; from the coding sequence ATGTTCCTCCGCTCCGGCGCCGCGCCCCGTCGTCGTCCCGTGCTGTCCGCGAAGGCGGCGTTCTGGGTGCAGGCGTCCGTGCTGGTGGTGGTCATGGCCGCCTCCAGCGCGCCCAGTCCGCTGTATCCGCTGTACCAGGACCTGTGGGGCTTCCCGCCGGTCGTGCTGACCGTCATCTTCGCCGCGTACGTGGTGTCGCTGCTCGCCGCGCTGCTCACGGTGGGGGCGCTGTCCGACCACCTGGGGCGCCGCCCGGTGCTGCTGGTCGCCCTGGTCCTGGAGATCGCCGCGATGGCGGTGTTCGTGCTGGCGGACAGCGAGGCGACCCTGGTGGTGGCCCGGCTGGTCCAGGGCGTGGCGACCGGCACGGCGACCGGCGCGCTCGGCGCCTACGTGATCGAGCTCGAACCGGAGGAGCGCCGGGGGCTGGGGACCGTGATCACCGGGGCAGGGCCGGTCCTCGGCCTGGCCGGCGGGGCGGTGGCCTCGAGCCTCATCGTCGCGGCCGCCCCGCAGATGATCGACCTCATCTTCCTCGTGCTGCTGGGACTGCTCGTGCTGCAGCTCGTGGGCACAGCACTCGGGCCCGAGACCGTGGAGCGCGCCCCCGGGGCGCTGGCCTCGCTGCGCCCGCGCGTCTCCTTCCCGCCGCAGGTGCGCCGCTCGGCGGTGTGGGTGCTGCCCGCCACGGCCGCGTGCTGGTCCCTGGGCGGGCTGATCATCTCCCTGGGGCCCAACCTGGTCCGCTCGCTGACCGGGGCGGACTCCGTGGTCCTCACGGGCCTCGTGGTCGCGGCGCTGACGGGCACCGGCGGGATCGCGATCCTGCTGTTCGGCAGGACCGCGCCGGAGCGGGTGCTCGCCGTGGGCATGAGCGTCCTGGTGGTGGGCATGGCCGCCACGATCGCCGCACTCGTCGTCGGATCCGTGGGGCTGTACTTCGCCGCCACGGTGGTGGCCGGCGTCGGCTTCGGCGCCGGCTTCCTCGGGGTGCTGCGCACGCTGCTGCCGCAGGCGGCCTCGCACGAGCGGGCGGGGCTGCTCTCGGCGATCTACGTGGTCAGCTATCTCTCTCACAGCATCCCGTCGGTGGCGGCCGGTGCCGTCGCGGGCGAGGTCGGTCTGGTGCCCACAGCGATCGGCTACGCGGGCATGGTCCTGCTGCTGGCCGTGGTCGTGCTCCTCGGCCTCCTGCGGAACCGCCCGCGCTGCTCATGA
- a CDS encoding Glu/Leu/Phe/Val family dehydrogenase produces MTTDVSSLPGIGTTSHTVGPLVDAQAQLASAVATLDYEPGLHALLASPRREMTVSIPLRRDDGSVEVLTGHRVQHNVSRGPAKGGVRYSPQVDLDEVRALAMWMTWKCALIDVPYGGAKGGITVDPRRYSRPEIERLTRRYTSEILPIIGPDKDIPAPDIGTDEQTMAWMMDTFSVSSGYTVPGVVTGKPVSLGGSLGRASATSAGVVHIALAALEHVGITAARATAAVQGFGKVGADAALFLTEAGVKVVSVSDQYGAVHRADGLDIRALQEHVAVIGSVVGFPGAETIPGEQLLTLEVDLLVPAAVEGVLTGANAHEVRARVVVEGANGPTTAEADRVLAEAGVLVVPDILANAGGVVVSYFEWVQSNQAYWWSRQEVDHRLEHRMLSAWHHLLDVAAARGLTLREAATVTAVERVADAHRTRGLYP; encoded by the coding sequence ATGACCACCGACGTGTCGTCCCTGCCCGGGATCGGTACCACCTCCCACACCGTGGGCCCACTGGTCGATGCCCAGGCGCAGCTGGCCTCCGCCGTGGCCACCCTGGACTACGAGCCCGGTCTGCACGCCCTGCTGGCGAGCCCGCGGCGGGAGATGACCGTGAGCATCCCGCTGCGCCGTGACGACGGGTCGGTGGAGGTGCTGACCGGCCACCGGGTCCAGCACAACGTCTCCCGGGGCCCGGCCAAGGGCGGGGTGCGCTACAGCCCGCAGGTCGACCTCGACGAGGTCCGTGCCCTGGCGATGTGGATGACCTGGAAGTGCGCCCTGATCGACGTCCCCTACGGCGGGGCCAAGGGCGGCATCACCGTGGACCCCCGCCGCTACTCCCGTCCCGAGATCGAACGGCTGACCCGCCGCTACACCTCCGAGATCCTGCCGATCATCGGCCCGGACAAGGACATCCCCGCCCCGGACATCGGCACGGACGAGCAGACCATGGCCTGGATGATGGACACCTTCTCGGTCTCCTCCGGCTACACCGTGCCCGGGGTGGTCACCGGCAAGCCGGTGAGCCTCGGCGGGTCCCTGGGGCGAGCCTCGGCGACCTCGGCCGGGGTGGTGCACATCGCGCTGGCCGCCCTCGAGCACGTCGGCATCACCGCGGCGCGGGCCACCGCGGCGGTGCAGGGCTTCGGGAAGGTGGGCGCCGACGCCGCCCTGTTCCTCACCGAGGCCGGGGTGAAGGTGGTGTCCGTCTCCGACCAGTACGGAGCGGTCCACCGGGCCGACGGCCTGGACATCCGCGCCCTGCAGGAGCACGTGGCCGTCATCGGCTCCGTCGTCGGCTTCCCCGGGGCCGAGACGATCCCCGGCGAGCAGCTGCTGACCCTCGAGGTGGACCTCCTGGTGCCCGCGGCGGTGGAAGGGGTGCTCACGGGGGCCAACGCCCACGAGGTCCGAGCCCGGGTCGTCGTCGAGGGCGCCAACGGTCCCACCACGGCCGAGGCCGACCGGGTCCTCGCCGAGGCCGGGGTGCTGGTGGTGCCGGACATCCTGGCCAACGCCGGGGGTGTGGTCGTCTCCTACTTCGAGTGGGTGCAGTCCAACCAGGCCTACTGGTGGTCCCGCCAGGAGGTCGACCACCGTCTCGAGCACCGCATGCTCTCCGCCTGGCACCACCTGCTCGACGTCGCCGCGGCCCGGGGCCTCACCCTGCGCGAGGCCGCGACCGTCACCGCGGTGGAGCGCGTGGCCGACGCCCACCGCACGCGGGGCCTCTACCCCTGA
- a CDS encoding DNA alkylation repair protein, translated as MAETTVAEVMAELAALEDPRARAVNERHGDDHGVNLTQLRAVAKRLKAQQDLALELWGTGDTAARLLALLICRPKAFERDELDAMVRETRVPKVHDWFVNYVVKKSPHAEDLRLAWLADPDPVVASAGWALTADRVVKKPEGLDLAGLLDVIEAQMRAAPERLQWAMNTCLAQIGIEHPEHRTRALGIGERLGVLKDYPTPPNCTSPYAPVWIAEMVRRRDDR; from the coding sequence ATGGCCGAGACAACGGTGGCCGAGGTGATGGCCGAGCTGGCCGCGCTCGAAGATCCGAGGGCGCGCGCCGTGAACGAGCGGCACGGCGACGACCACGGGGTGAACCTCACCCAGCTGCGGGCGGTCGCGAAGCGGCTGAAGGCGCAGCAGGACCTCGCCCTCGAGCTCTGGGGAACGGGGGACACCGCGGCGAGACTGCTGGCGCTCCTGATCTGCCGACCGAAAGCCTTCGAGCGGGACGAGCTGGACGCCATGGTGCGCGAGACGCGCGTCCCCAAGGTGCACGACTGGTTCGTGAACTACGTGGTGAAGAAGAGCCCGCACGCCGAAGACCTGCGATTGGCGTGGCTGGCCGATCCGGACCCAGTCGTCGCGAGCGCCGGGTGGGCGCTGACCGCCGACCGCGTGGTGAAGAAGCCCGAGGGGCTCGACCTCGCCGGTCTGCTCGACGTCATCGAGGCGCAGATGAGGGCCGCCCCGGAGCGCCTGCAGTGGGCGATGAACACCTGCCTGGCGCAGATCGGGATCGAGCACCCCGAGCACCGAACCCGGGCTCTCGGGATCGGTGAGCGCCTGGGGGTGCTCAAGGACTATCCGACCCCGCCGAACTGCACGTCTCCGTACGCCCCCGTGTGGATCGCCGAGATGGTGCGCCGACGGGACGATCGGTAG
- a CDS encoding OmpA family protein has translation MASIVDESGRDPEIVIASLREQLMDRFDRDMTVSVIPADGDPQTAQTEIYELDTDNPTQRAESPEKRLEDLSENLADLQASSGESDVLSALDLGGRPTADSERKVLYVYDSGVSTAGPLAMQNGLLGPQTDVAEIVAQLQDAGNIPHLDGVELHWWGMGQVLDPQATVPVWARTKLQELWTAVVEAGGGSVVFHDDTVQATAPSGDLPEVTPVTFSDVVAKPVSVTLPESQVSFQPDTADFVDPAAAEQTLTELVSSLESSSAKSLWVTGCTANPEGVSTEQMQWLSEQRARTIAESLKSAGLSTELHVQGMGPDCPGRTPEVAGSAGLEAAQAKNRRVLITSTELSPAALQD, from the coding sequence ATGGCATCCATCGTGGACGAGTCGGGCCGCGATCCAGAGATCGTCATCGCCTCACTGCGCGAGCAGTTGATGGATCGTTTCGACCGTGACATGACGGTGTCCGTCATCCCGGCCGACGGGGATCCGCAGACAGCGCAGACCGAGATCTACGAGCTCGACACCGACAATCCGACCCAGCGAGCGGAGTCCCCGGAAAAGCGGCTGGAGGACCTCAGCGAGAACCTGGCGGACCTGCAGGCCTCTTCCGGCGAGTCCGACGTCCTGAGCGCTCTCGACCTCGGCGGCCGGCCCACTGCGGATTCCGAGCGCAAGGTCCTCTACGTCTACGACAGTGGAGTATCCACCGCCGGACCCCTGGCCATGCAGAACGGCCTGCTCGGACCGCAGACCGACGTCGCCGAGATCGTGGCGCAGCTCCAGGACGCCGGCAACATTCCGCACCTGGACGGCGTGGAATTGCACTGGTGGGGCATGGGTCAAGTCCTCGACCCGCAGGCCACCGTGCCGGTGTGGGCCCGGACCAAGCTGCAGGAGCTCTGGACGGCAGTCGTCGAGGCCGGTGGAGGGTCGGTCGTCTTCCACGACGACACCGTGCAGGCCACCGCCCCGTCCGGCGACCTGCCTGAGGTCACCCCGGTGACGTTCAGCGACGTGGTGGCGAAGCCGGTGTCCGTGACTCTCCCGGAGTCCCAGGTCTCCTTCCAACCCGACACTGCGGACTTCGTCGACCCCGCGGCCGCGGAGCAGACGCTGACCGAGCTGGTCTCCTCCCTGGAGTCGTCCTCGGCCAAGTCCCTGTGGGTGACGGGATGCACGGCGAACCCCGAGGGTGTCTCCACCGAGCAGATGCAGTGGCTGTCCGAACAGCGGGCGCGCACGATCGCTGAGTCGCTGAAGAGCGCCGGACTGAGCACGGAGCTGCACGTGCAGGGTATGGGCCCCGACTGTCCCGGGCGCACCCCTGAGGTCGCCGGAAGTGCGGGGCTGGAGGCAGCTCAGGCCAAGAACCGCCGGGTGCTGATCACCTCCACCGAACTCTCCCCGGCAGCCCTCCAGGACTGA